Below is a genomic region from Brassica rapa cultivar Chiifu-401-42 chromosome A08, CAAS_Brap_v3.01, whole genome shotgun sequence.
ACTTCCTTGTTTTCCACGGCAACGATTCTGATTATCTCCAACGATCTTTCTTAAACATAAGTGTTGAAATCAGCAATTCAGCATAATATCACAAGTACAATGCATAATCTTGTAGATCATCGTACTATCTCCAGGATCTTGTTGAGGGTCTGATCTCAACTTCATAGTACTTGTATGAAGATATATCCACCATACTGAGTATTTAATCTTGCCAAATTCCATCAAACTCTGTCTAAATCCATCTCATATCTGAAAGCATCTGACGTGGATCTATAACGTCTGAGCCAAAGAAAGAACGCTTCGAGTGGTGTTGTTCAGAGAGTTCTTGCTAAGTCCATCTGAAGTGGTATTAACGCAATTTTAAGAAATCCGCTGTTCCAGTACCTGGATCGCTAGAGCATTGGAAACTGTTTCGATCTTGGCCCAGAGATACATTGAAGAAGATGCTGTTTTGAGTGATTTTTTAGAGAAgataagagaggagacggttcTTGTTGAAAGTGCTGTTTAGTCTGACAGATCCTACGTCCAAGCACTATTGTTGTTCTTGTGCAGAGCagaaattttgtttctttttctccaTTGAATCTTTATTGACAGTACAATCCTCTATCAGAGTGTGCATGACGTCTACTCTCTTACACGAAGCTATCCCATTCTCGTAAAGGCTAGGCAGAATTGCTGTTAACTCTCTAAATGGCTAAGGTATGTGTTGCTTCATATCCACTGATCCAACTAGATTTTGGTCTTCTCTATACTGGTCCGTATATATGAATCCGAACACGTTCACTGCAATATACATCATCTTTTATTTCGAATTTTCTTCCAAAACACTCAAGAAACGAGGAAGCCTAAGCTTAGAGATGTCCCTGGTTAAGAACAAATTACCACACTATGTTTACAATTTATTGACATCTCTGATATTTTGGacgaaaatataaaaacaaaaaagttcGTAAAGAGCATTCTTTTTGAAGTTGTGAGATTAACATTGAGGATAGATTTTCTTGGATTGTCTTGGCTCAGGAGGTCCAATGAACAAACCAGTCTCCACTTCCATACTGTCATTGCCATCCGTGTTCACTTCTGATGATGTTaaggttgatgatgatgatgctacTACTATTGCTCCCATTCCACTcaactttttatttacaaaattcaCCAAAATTCTTACTCACAATACATTATCTTTTCATAATAATAGTGGCATTTATgactagagaaaaaaaaattgtacctTCTCATTCAGTTCTTTGTTTTCCTTAATGAGATTCCTCTCCTAAAAATTTTGACAAGGAACATAGAAATCTTCTTACTTGAGGTATTAATCAAAATTGTAGTCATAagaaaaagtattaaaaatcaaaatagaatACGATTATATATGTAACTATATAAATACGTATACACACATAGAAATGAATATGTTAAAGGTAAATTATGTTTTACCTCTTCCTTCAGCTTATCAATTTCTTCACGGAGTAATTGGTACTGAAAACTCATAATTGAACATACAAAGAGATGTCAGCTAAAAATTCCATATAGTAAATATAATGAATAGACCTTTACATGTACATTTCACACTATATGTAGTTTCATTGTAGACTCTTTACTGCAATATTATCTTGAGGATGATAATATTCCATGCAAACCATGCACATGCACATCAATGATATGCTCATGCATGGAACGCCCATAGACCGCAATGTAATAATATCATTAAATGTTTAGCAGAGCAATATCTATTGTTCTTAAAAACGTTTTTGCATAGTAATAAATGACGAaattaaaacatgttttcataaaaaaaattggtaaatTAGGATGATATGTAGTTGAAAGGGAAAAAACATGAACATTTAACTTCCTTCATTCTAAGTAAAGTACAATATATATCTACACTTAATATTCTAAAAAAACATCAGAGGAATAATATTCTAAACCACATTAGACAAACAAGGATTTTTTGAATggatccaaaatttaaattatcattgGAAATGATAAGTTAGTGTATGTACGAATGAAATCGATAACGTTTCATGATAACTGTTTTTTTAGATAAGAGTACCTTCTTGGCTCTTATCCTGGTCAAGCCTCGCTCCAACTGATTCTCTAACTGGTGCAGCTCTTCAATAGAACATACATCAATACCTTCTCCGAGCATTTTTCtgcaattattttataattgaatgATCTCACAGATTCTAAATCATATCAATAAAAATTACAGTATATTATAAGATGTTATGAGTTTTAAACCGTTTAATTATCTCAAGTTGCTCAATCTTTTTTGTCAAGCCATATGTTTCGCCTCTTGCTTGCTGTAAAGTAAATAGTGTAGTCGGTGAAACATTTAAAGACACGTAAATTCATCTTTACGAAAAGTTATTCATCCACAATATGTAAAACCCAACAAAGGATGAGAATTCATTTTGATCAAAATTAAAATCAGAGATCGgaaaagagagtttaatttaCCTGAGAATCTGCATCTCTCTTATGGTTAATTCCAATTTCTGTGACTCGTCTCTGGTATCGTTCTATTGTTTTTGAAATACTGAGAATAATCAAAGAAATGAAAACGTGGAGTCAAAACGTAAGCTTTTTTACTTCACCTTCCAACAAGCAAAATAACTATATCAtacattattatattataattctaaaatcaaaaattatgtgaaaaaataagtaaatatttatgaaaGCAAAGTATATAATTGATCTCATGTTCTATTGGCGTTCAAAACTGTTCCTCTTTACTTCCAGATGCAGAAGATAGtaaaaactatgaaaataatGTAACTATAATATTAATGACGCAACATCAAACGACACAAATGTACACATATACAGAGACATGTAAATGTATATATAGGTGCACATGGACATGCTCAGATTGATAGTGAAATTAATAAGCTTTACCTATTCATAAATTATTAAGCAGTGCGTTAATAACTATGGTTAATTGGTTATGTGGTTAACAATGCCTAGTTAATTGTGTTTACCCTCTCTTGGTTTTGCTCAAAAGACACTTAAATACACGTATTTAGTTTTAAGTGTCTAATCCTACACTGTGCTTAATCAGCAAAGTTATTTATcagacaacaaaatcagtgtagctgtaaataaaaataaaaaaatgagagaAACCATAGAAAGAATGAAAATAATTCTGATCTACACACATGCGCTGACTCCTTCAGTGTCTTTGCTTACTAAAGCGTTTGTGGGTGAAAAGTGAAGCAAAATGTCTCTTTGATTCCacatttttacatatttatccatacatacatatatatgtatatatatatactatccatccatatacacaaatataCAAAAGAAGCATGTAGATTGACTCGCATATATAATAGactacaaatatattatatcatGTATTCACCATGCCTAAACAGGTCTGTTCACACATAAATGAGTAATCCATCAACAAGTTCAAACATGCGTAGAAGTAATTACTATTTactaatgtatatatattctattaactGTATAAAAAACCATGATAAAATCAAACTCTCACAAACGCACacttgtatgtatatatatgtggaGAGAGGCTCAAAGACACATGCTACACATGTCTAAATGAGGAAATTTATCTTTGCTTCCAAGTATGGCATTTTTATCTAATTCATGAACACTCTAGTAACACCTATGCAGGTTTGGTCCTGGGCAAAGCCGGACGAAACATTAGTCTAGgattctcaaaaaaaattttaaaagaattatatatatataaacccccaaatttgtaagaaaaaatcctcaaatatataatttttttaatgaaatctttattaaaatcGTTTAAAACCCTTAAAATCTGAGGAGAGACCCTGGCCTATAGGCCTAATTTGAGTAGCTAAAGGATACTGtgctaaaaatcatatatatatatatattatatattgccACATAATAAAACTGACTAGATATGTAGATAGCTATCATTGACTTTTCTTTGTTATAGATGGATAAACATCAAGTATCTGTAACTTTCCATTATAAAAGGCTCattagagagagaagagagtctGATAGATCAACTCATCTACAGCTAGAAGTGGATGGCTCGCGACAAGcacacatatacatatatatacatcgtAGGTGCCATGTAAATCTGATTACCACACTAACTACAATCCTATAAGAAGTACTCCATTTTTCTTCTCCCATCTACTTTTCTTCAGAATAACAAAAATCACCATTGAATTACTCTCTATAATGACTTTGCCAATTACATAATCAAATTTAATCCATTGCTTCTACAAATTAGCCCGTAATCGAATCAATCAGTACTGTAAATCGATTTTAGCACAAGAAGTGTCGATAAGCAAAGAGAGGGATAGCCGGATAGGataagaaacaaatatgaacatACCTAGAGCTAGAGAACTCATAGAGTTTGGATGTTGGTGAGAAGATGATCAAAGCAACTTCAGCATCACAGAGGACCGATAACTCGAAAGCTTTCTTCAAAAGTCCATTTCTTCTCTTGGAGAAGGTCACTTGCCTGCTAGTTGCGTTCTCTATTCTCTTCATCTCCGTCTTTCCCCTCACCATCCTTTACTTTCTTATttaatctaaaatctaaaacttCTGCTTCAAtcaaatcaaacaaacaaaaaaaattatctaataAAACCAATAGTATATATCCAgaaattaaaactaattatatGAATTAGACATAGACTAAAAAATTTCAAGAATATAAACTgaattgaaataaaatatttaattggaTTTTAGAAGAAAAAGGCAAACAATTATTTGCTAATAGAAAATGAATCCACTAAAACTAAAGAGAGATTTCGAGATTTACCCTCTTTGTATGTGTATGCGCTTGGCTTGATGTGTCTATATTTGTATGTGGGTGGAAAGAGAGATTAAagcgaaaaaaaaagagaagaagagaagagatctTGGGAAGAGGTTATGATACAGATTGCTGGGAACTTCCTAGAAGCCCTAGATTTATAATGAAGGATGGGAGAGAAAGAAATTGTTTATtctttatgataatatatttgaGAAAGCCTtttattttttacctttttattaaaTTGCCATTTTTAA
It encodes:
- the LOC103834274 gene encoding agamous-like MADS-box protein AGL19, which translates into the protein MVRGKTEMKRIENATSRQVTFSKRRNGLLKKAFELSVLCDAEVALIIFSPTSKLYEFSSSSISKTIERYQRRVTEIGINHKRDADSQQARGETYGLTKKIEQLEIIKRKMLGEGIDVCSIEELHQLENQLERGLTRIRAKKYQLLREEIDKLKEEERNLIKENKELNEKLSGMGAIVVASSSSTLTSSEVNTDGNDSMEVETGLFIGPPEPRQSKKIYPQC